tttgaatttcaaaattttaaaattcaaattttgtaaacgacctcggatggaaaaacttcctaaactaaaagtgtagatctcgaaaagttatgaaactttgtagtttacaacttttttatttaaattcgtttagggcctcaaacaagcaatttacactcggcaaaaaaaaacttctttgctgagtttttttttacactcggcgaagagctttgccgagtgttttttttacactcggcaaagaaaatttcaaagcacattttaaagcagtaaattaattcaaataaaaaagttttcaactacaaagttgtataactcatcaagacgtacaatgtttgttttggtcttttcttcatatgacaaagtgaaaataaatttgttcataaatctaacatatctctcttgtagtttacgaaactacaagagagatatataagatttgtgaataatgttagaacgaccatgtcggatgaacagatgaccaaacaaccaaaataaacattgtagatctcgaaaagttatgaaactttgtaattggcaactttttgatttgaaatcatcttgtcatgcaaaactatgtttgaatttcaaaattttagaatttgaacttttcaaacgacctcggatggaaaaacaaccaaaataaactttgtagatctcgaaaagttatgaaacattgtagttggcaactttttgatttgaaaacatcttgtcatgcaaaactgcgtttgaatttccaaattttaaaatttaaattttgtaaacgacctcggacggaaaaacttcctaaactaaaagtgtagatctcaaaaagttatgaaactttgtagtttacagcttttttatttgaattcgtttagggcctcaaacaagcaatttacactcgttttagtataatatattgggaactaaaacggaatccagacacaagtgacagtgtggtgtagtggtagaggaggtttgtgcgcagcgggaggtctcgggttcgaatcccgtcagCCGCATAGCcatgaaatttacgcgaaaaatgcCAGAGATGAGTGGgggctgaccggtgggggcctccatcaattaaaaaaatttattttttcggtaaaaattcccattttttcggttccaactttgccgagtgtcgggcactcggcaaagactttgccgagtgtccgacaaaagacactcggcaaagtcgccTTTGTCGACGCATTTTTGCCGagtattgtttgccgagtgcagcattcggcaaagcctttgtcgagtgcaaattgggctttgccgagtgcccctggcactcggcaaagccagtgaGTCCGGTAATAATTACTTTAGTGCTCGCTCGGAGCCTCGGAGCATCAAAATAAAAGGTAGTTACATTCATATTGCCGCTATGATGAAAAGATAATGCAATAATTTGATTAGGCCAGTCTTAGTGGGGTTTCATGACTCAATTTTCGACACATCTATATTTTGAAAACAGTACAAAAGAATTTTATCTCCATAAAACTCTCTCTGCTCCCATGAAACTCTTATCATCTCTCACTTCATTAATATGATACCATATCATCATATTTAATGTCCATAAAACTTTAATGAAACTCCATTGAAACTGGCCTTGCGTGTTTAGTTAGATTACGTGTTTAGTTGCGGCCGTGCCAACCCAAAGTTACACCTAGTTTTCGTAGCATTAAATAATCAGCCATGTAAGCAAAATATGAGGACCAAGAAACGGCTCGACATCGTTTCCATCTGCGCGTACCTGCCGCTGGCCCACCGCCCGTACCTGTGAGAGAGAGACGTTGGGATAGGTAGAGAAGAAGAGTAGTAAAGctctctttggcacggctcatccaaaacggcttcaccggtgaaaccAAAACTGGTGAAACCAAAAAAATTAGCTTTTTTcgacttctagttcattttaatctCGGCTTATAAAACGACTTCATATTatagtgcctcgatttgcgcaaaatagatgaagtcaAAACcaacataagccgtgccaaataGACCATAAGAACTATCGCGCGTACGGCACCATGGCCGGATTAGAATTTAGTACTGATAATATTCTTCTTCTGTTACATGATGCCCTCCaattctctccctctcactcttATACCTCACGCCACTCTCTCTAGTTGTGCCTGACTGGGCCGGAGAAGCGCGGGTTGGGCCTTCGGTGCCATGTCTTCCTGGGCGCGGACGCGCCCTGCGATTCGCCTTCATCTTCAGGCAGGGACGGGCTGCTGACAATCCCTCCCTCGTGAACCAGGTTGCCCCCAAGCTGGTGCCCGAGGAAACTGCTGGCGCAGCTGCTCCAGTTGTTAGCACGGCGCGCCAAGGACGATTGTACATATGTCTGTAACTTGAGAAACACCTTGTCACCCACTGCAAAGGTCCGTTCGGAACGCCCCTTGTCTGCTTCATGCGTTCTTGTGCTCTTGACAGATGTTGTTTGATAAGAGAATGCATGAGTTCCCAATCTTCCAGCCACTTATGCAATTCAGGAACAGGAGCAACTGAATCAGCGTCAATTGATAAATGGCGAGGGGGAAAACCATACAGCACCTCGAAGGGCGAACGTCCCAGTGCGGCATGAGTAGCGGTATTGAACCAGTAGTGCAGTACTCTGCCAAGGCCAACCAGCGGCTCCAATGAGAAGGGCAAGCATTGACGAAGCACCGCAAGAAGGTCTCTAGGCACTGATTGACGCGTTCAGTTTGACCATCGTTTGCGGATGGTATGAGGAGCTGAAGCGCAACTCAGATCCAGCAGACTTGAAGAGAGCTTGCCAGAAGTTACTGGTGAATATACGGTCACGATCTGAGATGATGCTCTTGGGCATACCATGCAACCGGTAGACTTGATCCATAAATACacgagccacagcagcagcagtgaATGGGTGTTTTAGAGGTATGAAATGTGAGAACTTGGAAAACTTGTCAACCACTACTAATATCGTGTTGAAGGAACCAGAAGAGGGTAACCCTTCGGTGAAATCCAAACTGATTACCTCCCACGAAGCGGCTGGAACAGGTAGAGGTTGCAGGAGCCCCCGGGTAAGCAGCACGATCAGGCTTGGCTTGACGGCACGTTGAGCAAGACTGAACAAAGGACCATATGTCAGATTTCATGCCATGCCAAAAGAATAAGGCCTTGATCCTGGTATAGGTAACAGGAGCACCAGAATGTCCGCCAATGGGACTGGAATGCAGAGCCTGAATGATCTGTAGCTGCACCGGTCAGTTGTTACCCAGCCAGATGCGCCCTTTGTATCGGATGGCCCCCTGAACCAGTGAAAATGGAGGGCGAGAATTGGGCTGCAAAACCAACTGGGACAGCAAAGATACAGCAGCAGGGTCTTGCTGATACCCGCGAACCACCGCCTCTAGCCAAGTTGGTTGCACCGAGGGCACAGCATACGCCAATGGAGGGTGAGTACGGCGAGAAAGAGCATCAGCAGCAGTGTTTTCAGTACCTTTGCGATAGATGATCTTGTACTGTAAGCCAAGTAGCCTAGTAAAGACTTTCTGTTGCCATGCTGTGTGGAGACGCTCCTCATTCAAATGGACCAAGCTGTGATGATCGGTGTGGATGAAGAATTCGGCCTGTAACAGGTAGTGGCGCCAAGTGTCAACTGCCATAAGGATAGCCAAATACTCTTTTTCATAGACAGTAAGGCCCTGGTTGCGTGGACTCAATGACTTGCTGATGAAAGCTAGGGGGTGTCCATTTTGCTGCAGAACTGCTCCAATGCCGGATCCTGAAGCATCCGTTTCAATATGGAATGGCAAGGAAAAATCCGGCAGAGCAAGCACAGGAGCCGAACAGAGGGCCTGCTTCAGGATCTCGAACGCCTGCTGGTGGGCATCAGTCCATATGAACAGGGAGTCTTTCTTCAGTAACTCGGTGAGTGGGCGAGCAATGATGCCGAAGTGCCGAACGAATTTACGGTAATATCCGACAAGTCCCAAGAATCCCCGAAGCTCGCGAACAGTTTGAGGAGTTGGCCACTCATGAACAGCCTGAACCTTGgaggggtaagggcactcccaatgCTAGACTTTATCATGGTTTCCATAGCTTCAAGACTTCATCACTAGAAACCATCCTTCCCAATGCAAGTTTATACAAATAGTTTTCATGGAGAAAAAAATTTAATGAGCATCTACGTGCCCCCACAAACAAAGAAGATCATCTGTGGCAACGTGAGCCATAGTATGCTCTGCAACTCACTGTTGAAGGAGCACAAGTGCTAGAAACACCTGTCTGCAGCACGACCACTGGGCGCAGAAGATGAAGACGCGACGGTCCAGTGAGGCTGGGAGTCGAAAACCTTGGGTCGCGTCCTTGGGAGAGTTTCTTCACTTCGAGCCGCAGGTCGACAACGAGGGCCTCCACCTCGTGGCGCCATGTACCGAGGTCCGTAGAGGCCACCTTGAGGGTGGTGACGCGGTCGTCACGCTCGTTGTGGAGGGGATCGACACGGAACGCCACCAACTCTGACGCGGCGACCGATGGTGTATCCGGTGTCGGCGCAGGCGAGCTCGATGGTGCCGAGTCGTTTGTCGACGGCGGCGTCACGGGTGGCGCGGGCGATGTCGAGATCCGCAAAGCGGCGCTCCCAGTGCTCGTTGTGCTCGTCGAAGCGGCGCCCGAACTCCTCCTTCGACTTCTGGATCTCCTCCAGCACGAGCTTGAGGTTCGGATCCATGGCGCCCAGAGATCGTTGCAGGCGGGTGAAGTGGGGATGAGGGGGATCGGAGGCCAGGACTCGAACtgatatctgataccaattgtgagAGAGAGACGTTGGGATAGGTAGAGAAGAAGAACAGTAAGAACTATCGCGTACGGCACCATGGCCGGATTAGAATTTAGTACTGATAATATTCTTCTTCTGTTACATGATGCCCTCCaattctctccctctcactcttATACCTCACGCCACTCTCTCTGGTTGTGCCAGACTGGGCCGGAGAAGCGCGGGTTGGGCCTTCGGTGCCATGTCTTCCTGGGCGCGGACGGGTGCTGGGCCCTGCGATTCGCATTCATCCTCAGGCAGGGACGGGCTGCTGACAGTACCCCGCTGCTCCTCGCCACCACGCAAGCCACACGCCTCGGCAACTGCCCTCACATCTGTTGAGCAGCTGCTGGTCAAGAAACTCCTGCCACTCTTACCCAAGAATGAGGAAAAAAGCCCAAGAAATCTGAGAAGAGTGCAGGTACCAAATCAGAAAAATCACCAACAAATCTTCGCCGATCTAGGATCTCATCCAGCGGACACTCAGTGATTGGCAAATTATGTGCCTCCAATGGGACGCGTGAAAATATCAATACTCACAGCACACTACTACAGGAGTGATATTCACCGTCggctcatcactgctggttgtTTTGGAGCTGTTAGTGACCGGTTCATGGTTTCAACCGGCAGCGAGCGATAGTATCACTGCTGGTAGTGATGGCTGGTTGAGACCCGGGAGTGATGCTGTGATCCGTGGTAGTGGCAGTGAGCGCATAACAAAATACTTGCAGTTGTTGCCACTTTCTCATTGTCGGTTCGTTTAAGGGCAGTGATGGCCGGTTGAGACCCTGGAGTGATGATGTAATATCTGTGGTTGTGGCTGTGAGCACATGACAAAATACTTGCTCTTGTTGGACCAGTGCAGCTCAACGTCCAGCCTCACGTGCTTATGCATCTTGTATGCTCTTCACTGTTCCCGCTCCTTTGCCATCTGCTCTCCGATGCAGACCACAGGCCTGCAATTAAAGCAACTATTTTCAAACAACTGTGACTTGATGCGGAGCGAAACAAAGCTTCTGAGTTCGATGGCTTGGTGCTTATAACATGGGAAAAGGAGCCAGAtaccggcgggggggggggggggggggggggggggggggcgggcacAATTGGAGACATGCCGATCCGTTTTTCTTGTCGCCGGCACTGCCCCGCCCCTACTTTATGCCCCCACTAGCacccctcctccaccacctcctccctcgTGCATCCACCACTGTCCTCCTCCCCACTGCTCGGAGtggcctccttcttcctctcccccGCCACCATCATGGCTGTGGGTGCCCCCACTCCGATCTGGTCTAGTCACCTCCTCCGCCGCCTGCTCCAACAGCGTTATCGCCGCTTCCGCCTCGCCGCCATCTCTCCCGTCCCCACCATCTGACCTAACTGTATGCCTCCCTCAATCTTTTTTCTAAGCCTCCTTTGTCACATATTTGAGTTGAGAGAGTcggagagagagggcgcgggtTGCGCAGATGTGCAAGGAGTCACATATTTGAGTTTGCCATGGGAAAACCCCAATGAAAGGAACGGCTGCGCCCAGTACTAATTGTCCCACCTGGTCAAAGGACAAAGCGAATTAATTTGTCCATATACCACACAATACAGGTTGCTGCGATCTACTTCTTCGGTCGCGAAAAATCGAGCTTCCACCACCTCCTTTGTCGGACCCACCACATAAGGTAATTAACAGTAAATTACAGAATGTGCCATCGTCTCCCCACCCCAAACCTTATTCGCTCGCTTGCGCTCACGAGTCTGAGGCTCTCGGCGCACGGCCGGCCAGTAGAGCTGCTCCGATCTCCCTCCATGGATGCATGTGCTCACTTGTGGAAGAGCACTTCCATGTCCTCCAATCTCCGGCCCTTGGTCTCCGGCAACCGCGCGTACACAAACACAAACGCAGCCGCCGTCACCGCAGCGTAGAGGAAGAAGCACCCAGGCATTGTGATCCCGTCAGCGAGCGAGATGAACGTCATGCTCACCACCCCGCACGTGAGCCTGTTCACCGCCACGCCCAGGCTGGAGCCCTGCGCGCGCAGCCGCAGCGGCAAGACCTCCGCGGTGTACGCCGACACCACCGACCCGTAGCCGACGGAGTATGTGGCCACGACGGCTAGCACCGACGCCAGGCAAGCCGCGGCCGTCGccggtgacgacgacgacgtcgtgCTCGTGCCTACATACAGCGTCACGGCGAGCGCGGTTGCGGTCGCGGCGACGCCCGCGGTGCTGGCGAGGAGGAGCGGGCGCCGGCCGAGGCGGTCGGTGAAGAGCATGCCCACGAGGATGAAGCACGTCTTCACCGCTCCGATGGCCACGGTGGCGCCGAGGATGGCGGAGTTGGACGCCATGCCGACCGCCTTGAAAACCAACGGGCTGTAGAGGAGGATGGCGTCGACGCCGGACGCCTGCACGAAGAACTGCAGCCCGAGGACGCACGCGAGGATCCGCCGCACGCTCGTCGACGGCCGCAAGAAAAGCTCCTTCCAGACGCCGCCGTGGCCTGCAGCAGCGGACGGCGACGCCTCGGCGTCAGTGACGGCTCGCTTGATCTCTTCGAGCCGGAGGTCGGCGTCGGCTGGGGTGTCCGATGTGCGCAGGAGCACCGCGCGCGCGTCGCCGTGGCGGCCCCACATCGCGAGCCACCGCGGCGACTCCGGCATGAACAGCACCCCGGCGGCGATGAACACGGGCGGGATCACGCCGATCCCGTACATGACGCGCCACCCGAGGTGCACCGGCAGGCCGGCGAACGCGTAGTTGGACACATAGCTGAGCAGGATGCCGACGTTGATAAATATCTGCACGAGTGAAATCACTATACACCTTGATTCGGAATCAGCCAGCGTTTGGATGAGAGGACGCCACGCAATGTATCCAAAAGGCTAACGTACGTCAAGCATGGATGAGAGGACGCCACGCGTGGACGCCGGCGAGATCTCGGCGTTGTACACGGGGGCGACGACGCGGGCGAACCCGGAGCCGACGCTGGTGACGAAGCGCGCCGCCATGAGCGCGGCGAAGCTGTCTCCCAGCGACATGGCGAGCGCGCCGGCCATGAGGAAGGCGTTGGCGAGCACGAGGGTGCGGCGGCGGCCCAGGTGGTCGGCCACCCACCCGGCGGCGAGGATGGACGCGAGCATGAAGACGTTCATGGACCCCGACAGCACCTCGACTTCGGCGTCGGTGAGCCCCACGTCCTCCCGCATGAACAGCTCCGCGCCGCTCATCAGCGTCAGGTCTGCAACAAGCACGCACGGTTCGGAAGCTTCTCTCTCCATGGACGGTAAGTCACTTGGGCAAACTTACGTACTGTAGCCATGTAGCATGGTGGTCATGGAGGCGAGCGTGGCGCAGACGAAGGCGAACCAGTTGCGTCGCGGTGCaccggctggcggcggcggcggcgtccctgCCGCCGAGGAGGGCAGGAGCGGCGCCTCAGTGCCACCGGCAGCCtgtgccatggcggcggcgtgtACGCGTAGCTTCTAGGTTGTGTAGTGTTGGATGCTTATTAGTAGTATACGTAGTACAAGGTTGTGATCGTGGTCACTAGCTCGATCGATTGGTGATATAGATCAAGTAGTTAGCAAATTATATGGCTTGAAAGGGACCTGAGAAAATATCAATACACACTCATAGTGACGATTGGTTGGCCAGTGAGTACGAGACAAAGTACTTGCTGTTGTTGGACCAGTACAGCTAGTAACGCACAGCGCCAAGTGCTTATGCAGCGGTCCCAAATATATGCAAGGGTATGTTTGGTTCAGCGCAGAGGCGGAACCAGAGAAAACTCGAGAAAAAAATAGAGGGGGCCGGGCAAGATGAAGGAAAGACACggagtgtttggttctttagtccgCTCTTACTATTTACGTCACATCGAATGTCtggatactaataaggagcattaaatatagattaattataaaaccaattacatagatggaggctaattttttAAACggttttttaaacctaattaatctgtcattagcacatgtactatagcaccatgttatcaaatcatagactactaaagaaccaaacaggcccatagCACCTTCAAGGACTCATTTCCTTAAAATAACTGCTACTACTATAGCTGAAGGAGGAGTATATAAAAAAGTGACcatagagagggggggggggggggggccttgGCCCATGGTAGCCCTCTAGTTCTGCCAGTGGTTCAGCGGGTCCAACTGAGTTGGGTCAAAGCGAACCCACTTTCGCTTGTGTTTGGTTGGAAGATTAAGTGGAATGGGTGGACCTAGAGTGGAATAACTAATCCAATCAGATGCGGGTCAACCCTGTCCAGCCAAAACGAGTGGACCGCACCAACCCACATCTCGCACGGGCAGAGGCGAAGGCAGGACGTGCACTTAACAGACtctagaacgatgtcccaatttagcattagcttTGGCATTTTTTTTTACTctcaggactaaaggaccctttagtcccggttggtaggtcCCTGCTCAACGGtcatccgcggggcagggatctttagtcccggctggtattaccaaccgggactaaaggttccggttggtaataccagccgggactaaagcttttagtcccggtttgggtgatgccccgggaataaagattaatctttagtcccggtttggccctctaaccaggactaattatcccggcctataatccagctcatttcttcctctccgagcccgagctattccattcaaactcactgtctctgttcttcagcttgctgttgttcttgctctctctccccctccattggtgttgctcttcgattttggagataacaaacttaatcctcttatgttttatcagtagattatctcattttgcgatgtagatgcatgtgtaactttatatgttggactttattatgattttatatgtcatttttagctcaaaatcacatgatgatttgcatatatgtttggataaacaaaagttaaattagttcatcaaaatcacgcctcgctcgtcctcgctggagcacgcgccatcctcgtccccggcggcttacgtgatcttagaattgatttttccatgaaatgaaaaacttagaaaatagttagaaaattatagaaaatccgtactagttgaacttgcggaccgtattcagctcagcgagcatgttctctgccgagcggtaacggacgtcaaagaggagctttgattctacgagggagagcggcaacggtcgtggaagaccgtgttccctttctcgtagaatcggagctcttccttggccaagtacggtgccgtccggtggagaaatgctcgccgagatgatcacgtaagcaaggtcaactagtacggatggttatttattgaaacatatttttgagcaataatttgatggatatttgataacttcagacctacaaatgtcatctacaa
This sequence is a window from Miscanthus floridulus cultivar M001 chromosome 10, ASM1932011v1, whole genome shotgun sequence. Protein-coding genes within it:
- the LOC136485535 gene encoding polyol transporter 5-like, with product MAQAAGGTEAPLLPSSAAGTPPPPPAGAPRRNWFAFVCATLASMTTMLHGYNLTLMSGAELFMREDVGLTDAEVEVLSGSMNVFMLASILAAGWVADHLGRRRTLVLANAFLMAGALAMSLGDSFAALMAARFVTSVGSGFARVVAPVYNAEISPASTRGVLSSMLDIFINVGILLSYVSNYAFAGLPVHLGWRVMYGIGVIPPVFIAAGVLFMPESPRWLAMWGRHGDARAVLLRTSDTPADADLRLEEIKRAVTDAEASPSAAAGHGGVWKELFLRPSTSVRRILACVLGLQFFVQASGVDAILLYSPLVFKAVGMASNSAILGATVAIGAVKTCFILVGMLFTDRLGRRPLLLASTAGVAATATALAVTLYVGTSTTSSSSPATAAACLASVLAVVATYSVGYGSVVSAYTAEVLPLRLRAQGSSLGVAVNRLTCGVVSMTFISLADGITMPGCFFLYAAVTAAAFVFVYARLPETKGRRLEDMEVLFHK